A window of the Branchiostoma lanceolatum isolate klBraLanc5 chromosome 13, klBraLanc5.hap2, whole genome shotgun sequence genome harbors these coding sequences:
- the LOC136447181 gene encoding lumican-like codes for MRAVLILYLQNNRIIGIRQGVLCNLSNLELLYLQSNNIQEDTLDVGAFECLPSLRTINLDYNKIQLVPVANDTNPFPPNIQIIYLRNNELKSVGPGSFINLPALAYLYLENNHLTSLLSGTFTDLPSLSHL; via the exons ATGAGGGCAGTGTTAATACT ATATCTTCAAAACAACAGGATCATCGGAATACGTCAGGGGGTTCTCTGCAACCTATCCAATCTGGAATTGCT GTATTTGCAGTCAAACAACATACAAGAGGACACTTTGGACGTTGGTGCATTTGAATGTCTCCCCAGCCTCAGGACAAT aAACCTGGACTACAACAAAATACAGCTTGTTCCAGTGGCAAATGACACGAACCCATTTCCGCCTAATATACAAATCAT ATATCTGCGGAACAATGAATTGAAGTCCGTCGGTCCGGGGTCCTTCATAAATCTCCCAGCCCTTGCTTATCT CTACCTGGAGAATAACCACCTGACATCTCTTCTATCTGGAACATTCACGGATCTTCCGTCACTGTCGCACCTGTAA